In Quercus robur chromosome 11, dhQueRobu3.1, whole genome shotgun sequence, the sequence TTTTGCTCAAGAAATTTGACAAGGCCTTCAAGAGCAACATCGTTACCATCACTCTTCAAAAGTTCCTCTGCAATTTCAGCTGGCGTAACCTCTGCATTCTCCAACAATCCTTCAATCTCTTTAAAGAGTCGGTGGTCACCATTGATACCAAGATAATTAGAAGCTAACACCTTGAACCCATCCATGGTGCAATATGACATGTGCAAGTGCATGTCCATACGGCCTGGGCGCAACAAAGCAGGATCAAGCCGGTCCTTATGATTGGTGGTGAACACAATAATTCGCTCATCTCCACAACTTGACCATAATCCATCTATGAAGTTCAATAAACCCGATAGTGTGAACTGAAAAATTAACATGATAGGAAATAATGTTATATAAAATCATAAGACAAAAGTCATTTAATTTGAATCATAGTGGTACTGCTAATGGTTGTTGACAATGTTCATAGCACATGTATCTAGTTAAAGATGTATTCAATGGATAAAACTCCAATTTTCATGGAGCCTAAGAGAAATTATTGGTAGGCAACCTTATCATTATTTcgagaaatttcaaaaatgttaTAATTAAAACTTATCATAATCACTCATAGTCCATTTCAAtctaataaatatatgatattaGATTCAACACACATTCTCACAACACATACTTATCAAATCCAATCCACATAAGAATCACACGAAGTCTATTTGAAGTGTATAATAATCTAATTACcatactaattattattattattattattgttgttgttgttgttgttgttgttgttatattGTTTAGAGTAATTGAAACTAGTTTTTATGATAATAAAGAATGCTAACCTTAGAGGAAGAATTCTTAGAGTTATCCTCTTCCTCTCGATCTTCCAACTCTGCACTGCAATCTATATCCTCAATTACCAGTATAGAACGATTAGATGTGGAAAGCAATATCCTTCTCAACTCTGAATCTGAGTATATGTTTGAAAGGTTCAAATCATAGATATTAAACTTGAGGTAATTAGCCATGGCAGCAATCAAGCTTGATTTACCAGTACCCGGAGGGCCATAAAGCAAATACCCTCGCTTCCATGCCTTGCCAACCTTCTTATACAACTCCTTCCTTCTGACAAACCTGTCCAAATCATCCTTGATCATCTTCTTCACCTCTGGGTCCATTGCCAACTTCTCAAACGTAGCTGGATGTTCAAGATTAATAGAACCCCATTCACTATAACCTTCATCATCACAACCACGACAATCACGGCTATAAAGCCTTacctccttttcttcttcttttatagtcTCAGAACTAGTTATTACATAAGGTAAATAAGAGTCTAGCACAACATTTTTGAATTCCTTATCAAAGGAAAGCTCAATAAATTTCTGACGATCATG encodes:
- the LOC126705905 gene encoding AAA-ATPase At2g18193-like, which produces MFSLKEMPISLTTLFSAYASISAFVMLVRSMVNELVPPEFRSYLFSIFRHYFFTPQSAQLTLIIEENCGIGTNQIYEAATIYLRTKISDSTERLKVSKTIRQKKSTIDVVTGEEITDCFENIKLKWKFSEKGDNRHDRQKFIELSFDKEFKNVVLDSYLPYVITSSETIKEEEKEVRLYSRDCRGCDDEGYSEWGSINLEHPATFEKLAMDPEVKKMIKDDLDRFVRRKELYKKVGKAWKRGYLLYGPPGTGKSSLIAAMANYLKFNIYDLNLSNIYSDSELRRILLSTSNRSILVIEDIDCSAELEDREEEDNSKNSSSKFTLSGLLNFIDGLWSSCGDERIIVFTTNHKDRLDPALLRPGRMDMHLHMSYCTMDGFKVLASNYLGINGDHRLFKEIEGLLENAEVTPAEIAEELLKSDGNDVALEGLVKFLEQKRLEDAKSEVQKPKRVK